In Nocardioides marinus, one DNA window encodes the following:
- the rnc gene encoding ribonuclease III, with protein sequence MRPVRRPVRPSSGPLSTPAALTGTIDDYSGLRSALGDPVLDPELLERALTHRSYAYENGGLPTNERLEFLGDSVLGVVVTETLYRTHPDLSEGRLAKLRAAVVNARALAEVGRTIGLGQHIKLGRGEEATGGRNKASILSDTVEAVIGAVHLSGGGFETSAEVVHRLFDPLIEAASAMGAGLDWKTSLQELSAEHGLGVPEYVIEDSGPDHMKTFTAKVRVGEQLYGNGTGRSKKEAEQAAAETAYGEIVAQRGTVAAAHAASDAASDAATDASSGHAGHSG encoded by the coding sequence GTGCGGCCAGTACGGCGCCCGGTCCGACCGTCGTCAGGTCCTCTGAGCACCCCCGCTGCCCTGACCGGCACCATCGACGACTACAGCGGGCTGCGCTCCGCGCTCGGGGACCCCGTCCTGGACCCCGAGCTGCTGGAGCGCGCCCTCACGCACCGTTCCTACGCCTACGAGAACGGCGGTCTGCCGACCAACGAGCGCCTGGAGTTCCTGGGTGACTCGGTGCTCGGCGTCGTCGTGACCGAGACGCTCTACCGCACCCACCCGGACCTCTCCGAGGGCCGGCTGGCCAAGCTGCGGGCGGCCGTGGTCAACGCGCGCGCCCTGGCCGAGGTGGGTCGCACCATCGGGCTCGGCCAGCACATCAAGCTCGGTCGGGGCGAGGAGGCCACGGGCGGGCGCAACAAGGCCTCCATCCTCTCCGACACCGTGGAGGCGGTCATCGGGGCGGTGCACCTCTCCGGTGGAGGTTTCGAGACCTCCGCCGAGGTGGTCCACCGACTCTTCGACCCGCTCATCGAGGCCGCCTCGGCCATGGGAGCGGGCCTGGACTGGAAGACCTCCCTGCAGGAGCTCTCCGCCGAGCACGGCCTCGGCGTCCCGGAGTACGTCATCGAGGACTCCGGCCCCGACCACATGAAGACGTTCACCGCCAAGGTGCGCGTCGGTGAGCAGCTCTACGGCAACGGCACCGGCCGGTCGAAGAAGGAGGCCGAGCAGGCCGCCGCCGAGACCGCCTACGGCGAGATCGTCGCGCAGCGGGGCACCGTCGCGGCGGCCCACGCAGCCTCCGACGCCGCCTCCGACGCAGCCACCGACGCCTCCTCCGGTCACGCCGGCCACTCCGGCTGA
- the rpmF gene encoding 50S ribosomal protein L32: MAVPKRKMSRSNTRHRRSAWKTSAPTLVTCANPACGAKHLPHRACGECGQYGARSDRRQVL; this comes from the coding sequence GTGGCTGTCCCGAAGCGGAAGATGTCGCGCAGCAACACCCGGCACCGTCGTTCGGCCTGGAAGACCAGCGCCCCGACCCTGGTGACCTGCGCGAACCCCGCGTGCGGTGCCAAGCACCTCCCGCACCGTGCGTGCGGCGAGTGCGGCCAGTACGGCGCCCGGTCCGACCGTCGTCAGGTCCTCTGA
- a CDS encoding YceD family protein produces the protein MLDTRELGRRPGSQREVSLTVPAPADLGIDVLRVAEGSPVELDLRLEAVMEGVLVTGTARAALEGECARCLEPIHDDVEARFQELYVYTEHQTSHDEDDDVSRLQDDLVDLEPQLRDAVVLELPFQPMCEPDCPGLCPECGARLAEDPDHSHEAPIDPRWAGLADLQQDPDQH, from the coding sequence GTGCTCGACACCCGCGAGCTCGGCCGCCGCCCGGGGTCCCAGCGTGAGGTGTCACTGACGGTGCCGGCCCCAGCGGATCTGGGTATCGACGTCCTCCGTGTCGCCGAGGGCTCGCCGGTCGAGCTGGACCTGCGACTCGAGGCGGTCATGGAGGGAGTCCTGGTCACGGGCACGGCGCGAGCCGCGCTCGAGGGCGAGTGCGCGCGGTGCCTGGAGCCGATCCACGACGACGTCGAGGCGCGGTTCCAGGAGCTGTACGTCTACACCGAGCACCAGACCTCCCACGACGAGGACGACGATGTCAGCAGGCTGCAGGACGACCTGGTCGACCTGGAGCCGCAGCTGAGGGACGCGGTGGTGCTGGAGCTGCCGTTCCAGCCCATGTGCGAGCCGGACTGCCCCGGTCTGTGCCCCGAGTGCGGGGCGCGGCTGGCCGAGGACCCGGACCACTCGCACGAGGCGCCGATCGACCCCCGGTGGGCCGGACTGGCAGACCTCCAGCAGGACCCCGACCAGCACTAG
- the coaD gene encoding pantetheine-phosphate adenylyltransferase: protein MRRAVCPGSFDPVTNGHLDIVGRAASLFDEVVVAVGVNKSKSSSRLFSSDERMDMLRRACAPWENVRVEGFTGLLTDFCVEHDIQAIVKGLRAVSDFDYELQMAQMNASLTDVETVFVPTSPEWSFLASSLVKEVATYGGDVSTLVPDFVHERLAERIAENAAKNAARG, encoded by the coding sequence GTGCGCCGAGCCGTCTGCCCGGGGTCCTTCGACCCGGTCACCAACGGTCACCTCGACATCGTGGGGCGTGCCGCCTCCCTCTTCGACGAGGTGGTCGTCGCCGTCGGTGTCAACAAGTCCAAGTCCAGCAGCCGGCTGTTCTCCTCCGACGAGCGCATGGACATGCTGCGCCGCGCCTGCGCGCCGTGGGAGAACGTCCGGGTCGAGGGCTTCACCGGGCTGTTGACCGACTTCTGCGTCGAGCACGACATCCAGGCGATCGTGAAGGGACTGCGCGCGGTCAGCGACTTCGACTACGAGCTGCAGATGGCGCAGATGAACGCCTCGCTCACCGACGTCGAGACCGTCTTCGTGCCCACCAGCCCGGAGTGGTCCTTCCTGGCCAGCAGCCTGGTCAAGGAGGTCGCGACGTACGGCGGCGACGTCTCCACCCTGGTCCCCGACTTCGTCCACGAGCGTCTGGCTGAGAGGATCGCCGAGAACGCCGCGAAGAACGCCGCCCGGGGCTGA
- the rsmD gene encoding 16S rRNA (guanine(966)-N(2))-methyltransferase RsmD has product MTRIIGGSAGGRRLETPRGEATRPTSDRVREALFSAVESWCGTLSGLRVLDLYAGSGALGLEACSRGADHALLVERDRRTAAVITANARTLGLPGARVVAAAVGTVLASAPDRPYDLVLADPPYPLPAEEVDADLEALVEHGWLAGDALVVVERGRRSPEPSWPVGFTAQRRRKYGETTLWSAEWPGPPIQPEE; this is encoded by the coding sequence ATGACCCGGATCATCGGTGGCAGTGCGGGAGGGCGACGACTCGAGACACCGAGGGGTGAGGCGACCCGCCCCACCAGCGACCGGGTCCGCGAGGCGCTGTTCTCGGCCGTGGAGTCGTGGTGCGGCACCCTGTCAGGCCTGCGCGTCCTGGACCTGTACGCCGGCTCGGGGGCGCTCGGGCTCGAGGCGTGCAGCCGCGGCGCCGACCACGCGCTGCTGGTCGAGAGGGACCGGCGTACCGCCGCGGTCATCACCGCCAACGCCCGCACCCTGGGCCTGCCCGGTGCCCGGGTGGTGGCCGCGGCGGTCGGCACGGTCCTGGCATCGGCCCCGGACCGGCCCTACGACCTGGTGCTGGCCGACCCGCCGTACCCGCTGCCCGCCGAGGAGGTCGACGCCGACCTCGAGGCCCTGGTGGAGCACGGCTGGCTGGCGGGCGACGCGCTGGTCGTGGTCGAGCGTGGGCGCCGCAGCCCCGAGCCGTCGTGGCCGGTCGGCTTCACCGCCCAGCGCCGCCGCAAGTACGGTGAGACGACCCTGTGGTCGGCCGAGTGGCCCGGCCCGCCGATCCAGCCGGAGGAGTAG
- a CDS encoding ATP-dependent DNA helicase RecG has translation MITVDSPVQTVLGDAKKKMVDAVVDGLGLRTVGDLLRHFPRKYVKTGELSEVGSLHEGEMLVVVGRIRGSRRHTYTDRRTQRRAFRVEAVLETDGPPLTMTFFAKAEHIAAWHERRLAPGRRGIFQGKVGRFRDTWQLTNPQMVLMGTPGEDAAQLSLETLGDLYPIYPLSAGVESWDLQRAISFALSVVEDLPELLPAPLREREGLLDVRQALEWVHRPEDHGQVTRAQQRFRFEEALTTQLVLARRRRALQAQGARPRTGGGGLLAAFDERLPFELTDGQRQVGAEIEGDLARPHPMNRLLQGEVGSGKTLVALRAMLRVVDSGGQAALLAPTEVLAQQHHRSLTAMLGDLAAGGMLGGHPEATALELLTGSMTKTQRTAPLLRLASGEAGLVVGTHALLEDVVQFADLGLVVVDEQHRFGVEQRAALTDKAGAPPHVLVMTATPIPRTVAMTVFGDLETSVLAELPAGRAPIQTTVVPLVDAPHWVERVWQRAREEVEKGHQVYVVCPRISGDVTEQGEGDAPPVEGESRPQRPLAAVEEVAAELAEGPLAGLRVGLLHGRLPAEEKDRTMRAFAAGEIDVLVSTTVIEVGVDVANATTMVLLDADRFGVSQLHQLRGRVGRGGLPGLCLLVSHAETGSPARDRLDAVAATTDGFELSRVDLEQRREGDVLGASQSGFRSSLQNLRVLRDEKTILHAREVASRVLDEDPDLASLPLVRDLVLDLEESVRAEFATRS, from the coding sequence GTGATTACCGTGGACTCGCCGGTGCAGACCGTGCTGGGCGATGCCAAGAAGAAGATGGTCGACGCCGTGGTCGACGGCCTCGGGCTGCGCACCGTCGGCGACCTGCTGCGCCACTTCCCGCGCAAGTACGTCAAGACCGGTGAGCTCTCGGAGGTCGGCAGCCTGCACGAGGGGGAGATGCTGGTCGTGGTGGGGCGCATCCGCGGCAGTCGTCGGCACACCTACACCGACCGCCGCACCCAGCGCCGCGCCTTCCGGGTCGAGGCGGTCCTGGAGACCGACGGCCCGCCCCTGACGATGACCTTCTTCGCCAAGGCCGAGCACATCGCTGCCTGGCACGAGCGCCGGCTCGCGCCCGGCCGTCGCGGGATCTTCCAGGGCAAGGTCGGGCGCTTCCGCGACACCTGGCAGCTCACCAACCCGCAGATGGTGCTGATGGGCACGCCCGGCGAGGACGCCGCCCAGCTCTCGCTGGAGACCCTGGGCGACCTCTACCCGATCTACCCGCTCTCGGCCGGTGTGGAGTCGTGGGACCTGCAGCGTGCCATCTCCTTCGCGCTCTCCGTGGTCGAGGACCTGCCCGAGCTGCTGCCTGCCCCGTTGCGCGAGCGCGAGGGCCTGCTCGACGTGCGGCAGGCGCTGGAGTGGGTGCACCGCCCCGAGGACCACGGCCAGGTCACCCGGGCCCAGCAGCGCTTCCGCTTCGAGGAGGCGCTGACCACCCAGCTGGTGCTCGCGCGGCGACGGCGCGCGCTGCAGGCACAGGGCGCGCGACCGCGCACCGGTGGCGGCGGGCTGCTGGCCGCCTTCGACGAGCGACTGCCCTTCGAGCTCACCGACGGGCAACGGCAGGTCGGCGCCGAGATCGAGGGCGACCTGGCGCGCCCGCACCCGATGAACCGTCTCCTCCAGGGTGAGGTCGGCTCGGGCAAGACGTTGGTCGCGCTCCGGGCGATGCTGCGGGTCGTGGACTCCGGGGGACAGGCCGCCCTGCTGGCCCCCACCGAGGTGCTGGCCCAGCAGCACCACCGCTCGCTCACCGCGATGCTCGGTGACCTCGCCGCCGGAGGGATGCTCGGTGGCCACCCCGAGGCGACCGCCCTCGAGCTGCTGACCGGCTCCATGACCAAGACCCAGCGCACCGCACCGCTGCTGCGGCTCGCCTCCGGCGAGGCCGGGCTGGTCGTCGGCACCCACGCGCTGCTGGAGGACGTCGTCCAGTTCGCCGACCTCGGCCTCGTGGTCGTCGACGAGCAGCACCGATTCGGGGTCGAGCAGCGCGCGGCGCTGACCGACAAGGCCGGTGCGCCACCGCACGTGCTGGTCATGACCGCGACCCCGATCCCGCGCACCGTCGCGATGACCGTCTTCGGCGACCTCGAGACCTCCGTCCTCGCCGAGCTGCCCGCCGGCCGGGCACCGATCCAGACGACCGTCGTGCCGCTGGTCGACGCGCCGCACTGGGTCGAGCGCGTCTGGCAGCGGGCCCGCGAGGAGGTCGAGAAGGGTCACCAGGTCTACGTGGTCTGCCCCCGCATCTCCGGCGACGTCACCGAGCAGGGGGAGGGGGACGCGCCGCCCGTGGAGGGGGAGTCGCGGCCCCAGCGTCCGCTCGCCGCTGTCGAGGAGGTGGCCGCCGAGCTGGCCGAGGGGCCGCTCGCCGGGCTGCGCGTGGGGTTGCTCCACGGCCGGCTGCCGGCCGAGGAGAAGGACCGCACGATGCGGGCCTTCGCCGCCGGCGAGATCGACGTGCTGGTCTCCACCACCGTGATCGAGGTCGGGGTCGACGTCGCCAACGCCACCACGATGGTGCTGCTCGACGCCGACCGCTTCGGCGTCTCCCAGCTCCACCAGCTGCGTGGCCGGGTCGGCCGTGGAGGGCTGCCCGGGCTGTGCCTGCTCGTCAGCCACGCCGAGACCGGCAGCCCCGCCCGCGACCGCCTCGACGCGGTCGCCGCGACCACGGACGGCTTCGAGCTCAGCCGTGTCGACCTCGAGCAGCGTCGTGAGGGCGACGTGCTCGGAGCGTCGCAGTCCGGGTTCCGTTCCAGCTTGCAGAACCTCCGGGTCCTGCGCGACGAGAAGACCATCCTGCACGCCCGGGAGGTCGCCTCCCGCGTCCTCGACGAGGACCCCGACCTCGCGTCGCTGCCGTTGGTCCGCGACCTGGTGCTCGACCTCGAGGAGTCGGTGCGCGCGGAGTTCGCCACCCGCTCCTGA
- a CDS encoding DAK2 domain-containing protein — protein MPDPRHDQPTPTMPDGVEVLPRGVSLEGVLRFTEVAARALEAAREEIDALNVYPVPDGDTGTNMYLTIAAARDAVETAVAEAGGPAECGVGPGLAALGRGALLGARGNSGVILSEMLRALARRLAEAGPEDRAAAVMADGMRLAADAAYAAVGTPVEGTMLTVARAAAEAAGEVAVDPAARTRDVLTAAAAAAREALAATPQQLQVLADAGVVDAGGRGFSVVLDAAETALTGRVPPSVRTGLGSHQIPVPVLPPRAAADVGGAGASGGDLSEDGPSYEVMYLLDAPAERVPPLRERLAGLGDSLVVVGDEPLWNVHVHVDDVGAAIEAGIEAGRPHRIRVTHFAEQVAEQRAATAPRSGRAVVTVAAGPGLAALFTEAGAVVVEGGPGRRPSTGELLEAITGCGAQEVVVLPNDPDSMRVAQVAAHTAQQDLGVRVVVVPTSAQVQGLAALAVHEPGRAFDADVVEMTATARHARHGAVTIAARTAMTMAGPCEPGDVLGVVEGDFAVVGDDLDAVAAQVAERLLGGGGELVTVVSGAEDVDGAMAQRLAAWVEEHRPHVDVVVYEGGQERYPLLLAVE, from the coding sequence GTGCCCGACCCGCGACACGACCAGCCGACCCCCACGATGCCCGACGGCGTCGAGGTGCTGCCCCGGGGGGTGAGCCTCGAGGGAGTCCTGCGCTTCACCGAGGTCGCGGCCCGAGCCCTGGAGGCCGCCCGTGAGGAGATCGACGCGCTCAACGTCTATCCCGTCCCGGACGGCGACACCGGCACCAACATGTACCTCACGATCGCCGCCGCGAGGGACGCCGTGGAGACGGCGGTCGCCGAAGCGGGTGGGCCGGCGGAGTGCGGCGTCGGTCCGGGCCTGGCGGCGCTGGGCCGCGGGGCGCTGCTCGGAGCGCGCGGCAACTCCGGGGTGATCCTCAGCGAGATGCTGCGCGCCCTGGCCCGTCGCCTGGCCGAGGCCGGGCCCGAGGACCGCGCCGCCGCCGTCATGGCCGACGGCATGCGGCTGGCCGCCGATGCGGCGTACGCCGCCGTGGGCACGCCGGTGGAGGGCACCATGCTCACCGTGGCCCGTGCCGCGGCCGAGGCCGCCGGTGAGGTCGCGGTCGACCCGGCGGCCCGCACCCGCGACGTGCTGACCGCGGCGGCAGCGGCCGCCCGCGAGGCGCTGGCCGCCACGCCCCAGCAGCTCCAGGTGCTCGCCGACGCCGGTGTGGTCGACGCCGGTGGACGCGGGTTCAGCGTCGTCCTCGACGCCGCCGAGACCGCCCTGACCGGTCGGGTGCCCCCGTCGGTGCGCACCGGTCTGGGCAGCCACCAGATCCCGGTGCCGGTGCTCCCGCCCCGCGCTGCCGCCGACGTCGGGGGTGCCGGTGCCTCCGGCGGCGACCTGAGCGAGGACGGTCCCTCGTACGAGGTGATGTACCTCCTCGACGCGCCCGCCGAGCGCGTCCCGCCCCTGCGCGAGAGGCTGGCCGGGCTCGGCGACAGCCTCGTGGTGGTGGGGGACGAGCCGCTGTGGAACGTCCACGTGCACGTCGACGACGTCGGTGCGGCCATCGAGGCCGGCATCGAGGCCGGCCGGCCCCACCGCATCCGGGTCACCCACTTCGCCGAGCAGGTCGCCGAGCAACGTGCGGCGACGGCTCCCCGCTCCGGCCGCGCGGTCGTCACCGTCGCCGCCGGGCCGGGGTTGGCCGCGCTGTTCACCGAGGCGGGCGCCGTCGTCGTCGAGGGCGGCCCCGGCCGCCGACCCTCCACCGGGGAGCTCCTCGAGGCGATCACGGGGTGCGGCGCGCAGGAGGTCGTGGTGCTGCCGAACGACCCCGACTCGATGCGGGTCGCCCAGGTCGCGGCCCACACGGCCCAGCAGGACCTCGGCGTCCGGGTCGTGGTGGTCCCGACCTCGGCCCAGGTCCAGGGCCTGGCGGCACTGGCCGTGCACGAGCCGGGGCGCGCCTTCGACGCCGACGTGGTGGAGATGACCGCGACCGCTCGGCACGCGCGGCACGGTGCGGTCACGATCGCCGCGCGGACCGCCATGACGATGGCGGGTCCGTGCGAGCCGGGCGACGTCCTCGGGGTGGTCGAGGGCGACTTCGCCGTCGTGGGCGACGACCTCGACGCCGTCGCGGCCCAAGTGGCCGAGCGCCTGCTCGGCGGCGGTGGTGAGCTGGTGACCGTCGTCTCCGGCGCCGAGGACGTCGACGGCGCCATGGCCCAGCGCCTCGCCGCCTGGGTGGAGGAGCACCGCCCGCACGTGGACGTGGTGGTCTACGAGGGCGGTCAGGAGCGCTACCCGCTGCTGCTCGCCGTCGAGTAG
- the rpmB gene encoding 50S ribosomal protein L28, producing the protein MAAVCDICAKKPGFGNNRPWSRKITKRRFDPNIQRVRAVVNGTPKRMNVCTGCLKAGKVSR; encoded by the coding sequence GTGGCTGCCGTCTGCGACATCTGCGCCAAGAAGCCTGGCTTCGGCAACAACCGGCCGTGGTCGCGCAAGATCACGAAGCGCCGCTTCGACCCCAACATCCAGCGCGTGCGTGCCGTGGTCAACGGCACCCCGAAGCGGATGAACGTCTGCACCGGTTGCCTCAAGGCCGGCAAGGTCTCGCGCTGA
- a CDS encoding thiamine-phosphate kinase, giving the protein MSDAPQPRPEDPTVEQLGEFELIDALTASFEQGEQVLVGPGDDAAVLRIRTGHVVVSTDMLVEGRHFRRDWVPARDVGHRAAAQNLSDINAMGGRAHSLTIGMAVPADLPVAWATEFAEGFAEECRAVGASVVGGDVTRGDQLVVSVTVLGACTVAPVLRGGAEAGDVLALAGRQGWAAGGLAVLGRGFRSPRVLVEAYRRPAPPYDAGPEAAAAGATAMIDVSDGLLSEAGHLARASGVRIDVRTETLEVPEPLHAVAAATGSDPLRYVLGGGDDHALLATFPDAGSVPAGWTVIGAVSQGEGVTVDGAPYDGPTGWTAF; this is encoded by the coding sequence ATGTCGGACGCACCCCAGCCCCGCCCCGAGGACCCGACCGTCGAGCAGCTCGGCGAGTTCGAGCTCATCGACGCCCTCACCGCCAGCTTCGAGCAGGGGGAGCAGGTGCTCGTGGGCCCCGGCGACGACGCCGCGGTGCTGCGGATCCGCACCGGCCACGTGGTGGTCTCCACCGACATGCTGGTCGAGGGACGCCACTTCCGGCGTGACTGGGTGCCGGCCCGCGACGTGGGTCACCGGGCCGCCGCGCAGAACCTCTCCGACATCAACGCCATGGGCGGCCGGGCGCACAGCCTGACCATCGGCATGGCGGTGCCTGCCGACCTGCCGGTGGCGTGGGCCACGGAGTTCGCCGAGGGCTTCGCCGAGGAGTGCCGCGCGGTCGGCGCCAGCGTGGTCGGGGGAGACGTCACGCGCGGCGACCAGCTGGTCGTCTCCGTCACGGTCCTGGGCGCGTGCACGGTCGCGCCGGTGCTGCGGGGCGGGGCCGAGGCCGGCGACGTCCTGGCCCTCGCCGGTCGCCAGGGCTGGGCCGCCGGGGGGCTCGCGGTCCTGGGCCGCGGCTTCCGCTCGCCCCGGGTGCTGGTCGAGGCCTACCGACGGCCCGCTCCGCCGTACGACGCGGGGCCGGAGGCCGCCGCGGCCGGTGCCACCGCGATGATCGACGTCTCCGACGGCCTGCTGTCCGAGGCCGGGCACCTGGCCCGGGCCTCCGGCGTGCGCATCGACGTGCGCACCGAGACCCTGGAGGTCCCCGAGCCGCTGCACGCGGTGGCCGCCGCGACCGGGTCCGACCCGCTGCGCTACGTCCTGGGGGGAGGGGACGACCACGCCCTGCTGGCGACGTTCCCCGACGCTGGGAGCGTGCCCGCGGGGTGGACGGTCATCGGCGCGGTGTCGCAGGGCGAGGGTGTCACCGTCGACGGCGCGCCGTACGACGGCCCCACGGGGTGGACGGCGTTCTGA
- a CDS encoding Lrp/AsnC ligand binding domain-containing protein, giving the protein MVVQAYILIQTDVGKAAEVAAAIAQVKGVTLAEDVTGPYDVIVRAEARNVDELGKLVVSKVQNLDGITRTLTCPVVHI; this is encoded by the coding sequence ATGGTCGTCCAGGCCTACATCCTGATCCAGACCGATGTCGGCAAGGCCGCCGAGGTCGCCGCCGCCATCGCCCAGGTCAAGGGCGTGACCCTCGCCGAGGACGTCACCGGCCCCTACGACGTCATCGTGCGCGCCGAGGCCCGCAACGTCGACGAGCTGGGCAAGCTGGTCGTCTCGAAGGTGCAGAACCTCGACGGCATCACCCGCACGCTCACGTGCCCCGTCGTCCACATCTGA
- a CDS encoding DUF3515 family protein translates to MEPVDAEPLGAQERAACAAFLDDLPSTAADALVTCGAPEPATLEATSECDEVRGVGWFIDPDELADPDSPVTATAIGVRPRVAVVFAPEERGQRSLEVLSALADPVTEHLERVSRCR, encoded by the coding sequence GTGGAGCCGGTCGACGCCGAGCCTCTCGGAGCGCAGGAGCGGGCCGCGTGCGCGGCGTTCCTGGACGACCTGCCGTCGACCGCGGCCGACGCGCTGGTGACCTGCGGGGCGCCGGAGCCGGCCACGCTCGAGGCCACCTCGGAGTGCGACGAGGTGCGCGGCGTCGGGTGGTTCATCGACCCCGACGAGCTGGCCGACCCCGACTCACCCGTCACCGCGACTGCCATCGGCGTCCGCCCCCGCGTGGCCGTGGTCTTCGCCCCCGAGGAGCGGGGCCAGCGCTCGCTGGAGGTGTTGTCCGCGCTCGCCGACCCGGTGACCGAGCACCTCGAGCGCGTCAGCCGCTGTCGCTGA
- a CDS encoding D-alanine--D-alanine ligase family protein — MSTTHEELPGPVAVIAGGLSHERDVSLASGRNLVRELRQLGVEAEAYDFDRNLLTRLEQDKVVAAVPALHGQFGEDGEIQTLLELIGLPFVGSGSRACRVAWDKATARELLRREGIAVPQSVGLSAQTFRDIGANALMEHVMHRLGERVVVKPTRCGSALGVTGVDGMGALPSALVRSYAYCEDALIERFHDGVDVSVVCVEDADGVRALTPVAVYYEKGHEFDFSARYTAEFVSLEKPAFPEEVLEELSRTACEAHRVLGLSDLSRSDFIVSPDGSFVVLETAITPGATETSVMPFACTLSGTSLGQVTLDLVRGVLG; from the coding sequence ATGAGCACCACCCACGAGGAGCTGCCCGGTCCGGTCGCCGTCATCGCCGGCGGGCTCAGCCACGAGCGCGACGTCTCCCTGGCCAGCGGTCGCAACCTGGTGCGCGAGCTGCGCCAGCTCGGCGTCGAGGCCGAGGCCTACGACTTCGACCGCAACCTGCTCACCCGCCTGGAGCAGGACAAGGTCGTGGCCGCGGTGCCGGCCCTGCACGGGCAGTTCGGCGAGGACGGCGAGATCCAGACGCTGCTCGAACTCATCGGCCTGCCGTTCGTCGGCTCGGGCAGCCGTGCCTGCCGCGTGGCTTGGGACAAGGCGACCGCCCGGGAGCTGCTGCGCCGCGAGGGCATCGCGGTCCCCCAGAGCGTGGGCCTGTCCGCGCAGACCTTCCGCGACATCGGCGCCAACGCCCTGATGGAGCACGTCATGCACCGCCTCGGTGAGCGGGTCGTGGTCAAGCCGACCCGCTGCGGCAGCGCCCTGGGCGTCACCGGGGTCGACGGCATGGGCGCCCTGCCCTCGGCCCTCGTGCGCTCCTACGCCTACTGCGAGGACGCCCTCATCGAGCGCTTCCACGACGGGGTGGACGTCAGCGTCGTCTGCGTCGAGGACGCCGACGGCGTGCGGGCGCTGACCCCGGTGGCGGTCTACTACGAGAAGGGGCACGAGTTCGACTTCTCCGCGCGCTACACCGCCGAGTTCGTCTCCCTGGAGAAGCCCGCCTTCCCCGAGGAGGTCCTCGAGGAGCTGAGCCGGACCGCCTGCGAGGCGCACCGGGTGCTCGGGCTGTCCGACCTCTCACGCTCGGACTTCATCGTCTCCCCCGACGGCTCGTTCGTCGTGCTGGAGACCGCCATCACCCCCGGCGCCACCGAGACCTCGGTGATGCCCTTCGCCTGCACCCTGTCGGGCACCTCGCTGGGCCAGGTCACCCTCGACCTGGTGCGGGGCGTCCTGGGCTGA
- a CDS encoding D-alanine--D-alanine ligase family protein, which translates to MTDSPSRKVRVALVFGGRSGEHSISAATAAGVMKAIDREKYDVLPVGITRDGEWVLPSVDAARFELTAGALPEVTPEVGREIAGLAEAGPVDVVFPLLHGPYGEDGTIQGLLELAGLPYVGAGVLASAVGMDKAYMKLVFAGHGLPVAPYVVVKPREWEESPSAVVDRVQARLRFPVFVKPARAGSSLGVTRVDDLTGLSEAIEEARVHDPKVLVEQGVEGREIECAVLGGRAGAAPRASVPGEIVVDHDQAGFYDFESKYLSATHARTDAPADLPEAVAERVRELAVEAFEAIGAEGLSRVDCFVTPDGEVLLNEINTMPGFTPISMYSKMWEASGLPYTELVDELIQLALERPTGLR; encoded by the coding sequence ATGACCGACAGCCCCTCCCGCAAGGTGCGCGTGGCCCTCGTCTTCGGCGGCCGCTCCGGCGAGCACTCGATCTCGGCGGCGACCGCGGCCGGGGTGATGAAGGCCATCGACCGCGAGAAGTACGACGTGCTCCCGGTCGGCATCACCAGGGACGGCGAGTGGGTGCTGCCGTCGGTGGACGCCGCGCGCTTCGAGCTCACCGCGGGTGCCCTGCCCGAGGTCACCCCCGAGGTGGGGCGTGAGATCGCCGGGCTGGCCGAGGCCGGCCCGGTGGACGTCGTCTTCCCGCTGCTGCACGGCCCGTACGGCGAGGACGGCACGATCCAGGGGCTGCTCGAGCTCGCCGGCCTGCCCTACGTCGGCGCCGGGGTGCTCGCCTCGGCGGTCGGCATGGACAAGGCCTACATGAAGCTCGTCTTCGCCGGTCACGGCCTGCCCGTCGCCCCGTACGTCGTCGTCAAGCCGCGCGAGTGGGAGGAGAGCCCGTCGGCCGTGGTCGACCGGGTCCAGGCCCGGCTCCGCTTCCCGGTCTTCGTGAAGCCGGCGCGGGCCGGCTCCTCCCTGGGCGTCACCCGGGTCGACGACCTCACCGGCCTGTCCGAGGCGATCGAGGAGGCGCGGGTCCACGACCCCAAGGTGCTCGTCGAGCAGGGCGTCGAGGGACGCGAGATCGAGTGCGCGGTGCTGGGCGGCCGCGCCGGTGCGGCGCCGCGTGCGTCGGTGCCCGGGGAGATCGTGGTCGACCACGACCAGGCCGGCTTCTACGACTTCGAGTCCAAGTACCTCTCGGCCACCCACGCCCGCACCGACGCCCCCGCCGACCTGCCCGAGGCGGTCGCCGAGCGGGTGCGCGAGCTGGCCGTCGAGGCCTTCGAGGCGATCGGGGCCGAGGGCCTGTCGAGGGTGGACTGCTTCGTCACCCCGGACGGCGAGGTGCTGCTCAACGAGATCAACACCATGCCCGGGTTCACCCCGATCTCGATGTACTCCAAGATGTGGGAGGCCAGCGGGCTGCCCTACACCGAGCTGGTCGACGAGCTGATCCAGCTCGCGCTGGAGCGCCCGACGGGGCTGCGGTAG